DNA sequence from the Candidatus Brocadia sp. genome:
TGTTCTAGTACAAGGTTCGAAAATATGACCCCTGCATAATCGTTATGTACCTGTGGTGGTTGTGGAATTAACTTTGCATTAAAATCCGAAACTAGTGCATTGCTGATGTGGCTGGCGAGAATGTTTCCGAGTTCCTGTACCGCACTTTCCGTAAAAACATCGCATTCTTTTGAGGTTCCAATGCGTTGTCGAAGAAATAGGTCTGTAAGGATTAATGATCCTTCCAGGGGCAACATGAATAAAAGCCTGCAACCCTCGTTTCCCTTAAAATTAACCATAACGCTTATCATTTCTCTTTGATCTTCATTCATCTTCTCTGTAGCCTCACTAAGATCAGCAATGGATACTTTTGAAAGGGAAATTCTTGCGCCTGTCCTCAGTGACTTTGATAATGCCCTGGATGCGCGATCAATGCTGAGGCTTGACATAATTTCCAATATTTTTAGGCGATCTTGAGTAATATTCATTTTTTACCTTCCTCTTTCTATCAAACTTTCATAACCACAAAGACACAAAGGGTACGAAGGCTCGTAATCAAAAATTCTAAATCACAAATTCCAAATCACAGATAAATAACAAATTGTTGTTTGGAGCTTGTTATTTGGCACTTATAACCAAGAGGGCAATACTAATAGACCACAACTGATTCACCAAATATGCGGCATGTCACATCACCAGTATTCGTATCAAATATAATATTGTATCCTTTTGTACCACCAGTTCGCGACGCAACTATCCTGATTCCTTCTTCTTTCAATATCCGTCGTACTTCTAATTCATTTGATTCACCGATATTCAGCAGACCGTTAGCATTGAACATCTTTGCACCGCCAAAGATCTTAGCGTAAAGAGCGCTTCTGGAACCGCCTGCATAGGTAACCATTTGATAGATAAAATAGGGGAGTCCAGTATTCGCGTATTTAGTAATCTTTAAATCAGTACCATTTTTTTTTGGCAGCATTATGTGCAGAAGTCCGCCAATCTTGTTTACCGGATCATGTAACACAACTCCAATGCATGAACCGAGCAATGTCTTTAATACATGAGGCGCTTGTGCAATCTTTAGATCGCCAACACCAACTGTAATCATACACTGAGTATTGTTCACCGGAAAAT
Encoded proteins:
- a CDS encoding chemotaxis protein CheD, with product MITVGVGDLKIAQAPHVLKTLLGSCIGVVLHDPVNKIGGLLHIMLPKKNGTDLKITKYANTGLPYFIYQMVTYAGGSRSALYAKIFGGAKMFNANGLLNIGESNELEVRRILKEEGIRIVASRTGGTKGYNIIFDTNTGDVTCRIFGESVVVY